In a single window of the Centroberyx gerrardi isolate f3 chromosome 17, fCenGer3.hap1.cur.20231027, whole genome shotgun sequence genome:
- the LOC139920868 gene encoding uncharacterized protein LOC139920868, whose translation MDCWGVLPAIAAACLLGMVVSQTTLTPAVMNTTVSENVTDVTATPMILSTTSPGCSALNTSTCEPCVPGSHYDNDTLLCSCCADPGLCLFSGACLLCSRGFFQPLAGQQQCRPCSQGFYTNFTGSPVCQSCPPGSFSNDSAAETCKSCSAGFFSSQQNSTSCNPCAQGTFCNSSSCAQCQICPGGTESLQAAAKECTLCRPGMHKAPRQSMCQICSSGFFQIRWGQESCDVCPENHYCPSPDVNPIQCPSDAFCPEGSTAPGYCMETFFRKAGDTCELAPVTIALLVIGGGVALLFVILLVLRRRRDADGELSAARAPLLRKERPQGRYYGIPCDAEPVYAGW comes from the exons ATGGATTGTTGGGGAGTTTTGCCTGCGATAGCCGCCGCTTGTCTCCTAG GCATGGTGGTGAGCCAGACCACACTCACTCCTGCTGTGATGAACACCACAGTCAGTGAGAATGTGACCGATGTGACCGCGACTCCCATGATCCTCAGCACCACGTCGCCAGGCTGCTCCGCCCTCAACACCTCCACCTGCGAGCCCTGTGTGCCTGGATCTCATTATGACAACG ACACGCTGCTGTGCTCCTGCTGTGCCGACCCGGggctctgtctgttctctggAGCCTGTCTGCTGTGTTCCAGAGGATTCTTCCAGCCGCTGGCCGGACAGCAGCAGTGTCGGCCCTGCAGCCAGGGCTTCTACACTAA TTTCACTGGAAGCCCCGTGTGTCAGTCCTGCCCTCCTGGATCCTTCAGCAATGACAGTGCTGCAGAAACCTGCAAAAGCTGCTCCGCAG GTTTCTTTTCATCGCAGCAGAATTCCACTTCATGTAATCCATGTGCACAAGGAACTTTCTGCAA ctcCTCCAGCTGTGCCCAGTGTCAGATCTGTCCCGGAGGCACAGAGTCTCTCCAGGCTGCTGCTAAAGAGTGCACACTGTGTCGGCCAG GCATGCACAAGGCTCCCCGTCAGAGTATGTGTCAAATCTGCAGCAGTGGCTTCTTCCAGATCCGCTGGGGCCAGGAGAGCTGTGATGTCTGTCCTGAGAATCACTACTGTCCT AGTCCAGATGTGAACCCCATCCAGTGCCCCAGTGACGCCTTCTGTCCAGAGGGCAGCACAGCACCAGGCTACTGCATGGAGACCTTCTTCCGCAAAGCAGGGGACACTTGTGAACTTGCTCCTGTCACTATTGCTCTGTTAGTCATTGGAGGAGGGG tggCCTTGCTCTTTGTCATTTTGCTGGTACTGCGTCGACGGAGAGACGCCGACGGAGAGCTGTCTGCCGCTCGAGCTCCATTATTACGCAAAGAGCGACCTCAGGGTCGATACTATGGGATTCCCTGTGATGCAGAACCTGTGTATGCTGGCTGGTGA
- the mrpl35 gene encoding large ribosomal subunit protein bL35m gives MAAALARKVPGLLRPLLLCSRAPRICQFSSIGRLPLQRAAAAPGWASLSANICPTPQHGILQRVSALIPSLIQQPSRNLTYYSLKKGKRKTVKSVPERFLRLHCGLWIRRKAGYKKKLWKKMPARRKRLREHVFCNKTQCKLLDKMTTSFWKRRNWYLDDPYQKYHDRVNLKL, from the exons ATGGCGGCCGCCTTGGCGAGGAAGGTGCCCG GGCTGCTGAGGCCGCTGCTCCTCTGCTCCAGAGCACCGAGGATCTGTCAGTTCTCCTCCATCGGTCGTCTCCCGCTCCAGAGAGCCGCTGCAGCCCCGGGATGGGCCTCTCTGTCCGCTAACATATGTCCGACACCACAACACGGCATCCTGCAACG GGTGTCAGCTCTTATTCCCAGTCTGATTCAGCAGCCCAGCAGAAACCTGACGTACTACAGTctgaagaaagggaagaggaagacgGTGAAATCTGTGCCAGAACGGTTCTTGAGGCTGCACTGTGGCCTCTGGATCAGACGCAAG GCCGGATACAAGAAGAAGCTGTGGAAGAAGATGCCTGCCAGACGGAAGCGGCTGAGGGAGCATGTGTTTTGTAACAAAACGCAGTGCAAGCTTTTGGATAAAATGACGACTTCCTTCTGGAAAAGGAGGAACTGGTACCTCGACGATCCATACCAGAAGTACCACGATCGGGTCAACCTCAAACTGTAA